A portion of the Betta splendens chromosome 2, fBetSpl5.4, whole genome shotgun sequence genome contains these proteins:
- the LOC114846791 gene encoding sodium/potassium-transporting ATPase subunit alpha-1-like: MGFNKGKDDYKLAATSDEVGKGGKKGDKNKDFDNLKKEVEMDDHKLNLDDLSRKYGTDVNRGLTSTKAKEILARDGPNLLTPPPTTPEWVKFCKQMFGGFCLLLWIGAILCFIAFIIQMTSEEEKLYDNLYLGLVLATVVFVTGCFSYYQEAKSSKIMEFFKNMVPQQALVIRDGEKKSINTEDVVVGDVVEIKGGDKIPADLRIIGAHSCKVDNSSLTGESEPQTRSPDFTNENPLETRNIAFSSTSCVEGTARGIVINTGDNTVIGRIATLASSLDSGKTPIAIEIEHFIHIITGVAGVLGITFLILAIVLGYTWLEAIVFLISIIVANVPEGLLPTVTVCLTLTAKRMAKKNCLVKNLEAVETLGSTSTICSDKTGTLTQNRMTVAHMWFDDLIHEADTTEDQHGASFDRDSPTWAALSRIAGLCNRAVALADQDHIPIIKREVAGDASETALYKCIEMCCGSVSEMRNKSPKIAEIPFNSTNKYQLSIHKNSTPGETKHLLVMKGAPERILDRCSSIMIQGKEQPLDDKMKESFQNAYIDLGGLGERVLGFCHYNLPDDQFPEGFAFDTDEVNFPTENLCFIGIMSMIDPPRAAVPDAVGKCRSAGIKVIMVTGDHPITAKAIAKGVGIISEGNETVDEIAARLNVPVSEVNPRDAKACVVHGGELKDMTLDQLDDILKHHTEIVFARTSPQQKLIIVEGCQRLGAIVAVTGDGVNDSPALKKADIGVAMGITGSDVSKQAADMILLDDNFASIVTGVEEGRLIFDNLKKSIVYTLSSKIPEMSPFFFFAIANIPLPLGTITILFIDLGTDLVPAISLAYEAPESDIMKRQPRNAKTDKLVNYRLISVAYGQLGTIQATSGFFTYFVIMGENGFWPLHLVGLRSSWYDKQLHDLEDSYGQQWTYEQRKILEFTCHTSYFVSIVVIRWFTLIIAKTRRNSIFQQGMKNHVLIFGLFEETALATFLSYCPGTDVALRMYPVKPFWWFCSIPFALTMFTYEETRKYLLRRKPGGWLEHETYY, translated from the exons ATGGGATTCAAC AAAGGAAAAGATGACTACAAACTGGCGGCGACGTCTGATGAAGTGGGAAAAGGAGGCAAGAAAGGCGATAAAAACAAGGACTTCGATAACCTGAAGAAAGAGGTTGAGATG GATGATCACAAATTAAACCTGGACGATCTCAGCAGAAAATATGGAACCGACGTAAATAGG GGTCTTACTTCCACCAAAGCAAAAGAAATTCTGGCCCGAGATGGCCCAAATCTCCTCACGCCTCCCCCCACCACACCGGAATGGGTCAAGTTCTGCAAACAG ATGTTTGGTGGTTTCTGCCTGTTGCTGTGGATCGGTGCCATCCTCTGCTTTATCGCTTTTATTATCCAGATGAcatcagaagaagaaaagctgtATGATAAT CTGTACCTGGGTCTTGTGCTCGCCACTGTAGTCTTTGTTACTGGTTGCTTCTCCTACTACCAAGAGGCCAAGAGCTCCAAGATCATGGAGTTCTTTAAGAACATGGTCCCACAG CAAGCCCTGGTCATCCGCGACGGGGAGAAGAAGAGCATCAACACCGAGGATGTGGTGGTGGGAGACGTGGTGGAGATAAAAGGTGGAGACAAGATACCGGCAGACCTGAGGATCATCGGCGCGCACAGCTGCAAG gtggACAACTCCTCACTCACTGGTGAATCAGAGCCTCAGACTCGTAGCCCAGATTTCACTAATGAAAACCCCCTGGAAACCAGGAACATTGcgttctcctccaccagctgtgTTGAAG GTACTGCCAGAGGAATCGTCATCAACACTGGAGACAACACCGTCATAGGTCGTATCGCCACCCTGGCCTCCAGTCTGGACTCTGGCAAAACTCCCATCGCCATCGAGATCGAGCACTTCATCCACATCATCACGGGCGTGGCTGGGGTTCTGGGTATCACATTTCTGATCCTCGCAATCGTCCTTGGTTACACCTGGCTGGAGGCCATTGTCTTTCTCATTAGCATCATCGTCGCTAATGTGCCGGAGGGTCTCCTTCCTACTGTCACT GTGTGTCTGACCCTGACCGCCAAGCGCATGGCCAAGAAGAACTGCCTGGTGAAGAACCTGGAAGCTGTGGAGACTCtgggctccacctccaccatctgCTCGGACAAGACCGGCACCCTGACCCAGAACAGGATGACCGTGGCTCACATGTGGTTCGACGACCTGATTCATGAAGCTGACACCACGGAGGACCAGCACGGCGCCTCCTTCGACAGGGACTCACCCACCTGGGCTGCGTTGTCCAGGATCGCTGGGCTCTGCAATCGCGCTGTGGCACTAGCAGACCAGGATCACATTCCTATAATAAAG AGAGAAGTGGCAGGTGACGCCTCAGAAACCGCATTGTATAAGTGCATTGAGATGTGCTGTGGGTCCGTCAGTGAAATGAGGAACAAATCTCCCAAGATTGCTGAGATCCCTTTCAACTCGACCAACAAATACCAG CTCTCtattcacaagaactcaactccCGGAGAGACCAAGCACCTGCTGGTGATGAAAGGAGCCCCAGAGAGGATTCTGGACCGCTGCTCCAGCATTATGATCCAGGGCAAAGAGCAGCCTCTGGACGACAAGATGAAGGAATCTTTCCAGAACGCCTATATAGACCTGGGAGGCCTTGGAGAGAGGGTGCTGG GTTTCTGTCATTACAACCTGCCCGACGACCAGTTCCCAGAAGGCTTCGCTTTCGACACGGATGAGGTGAACTTCCCCACTGAGAACCTTTGCTTCATTGGTATCATGTCCATGATCGACCCTCCTCGCGCTGCTGTACCTGATGCTGTAGGCAAATGCAGGAGCGCTGGGATCAAG GTTATCATGGTTACGGGGGATCATCCCATCACGGCTAAAGCCATCGCTAAAGGCGTGGGTATCATCTCTGAGGGCAACGAGACTGTTGATGAAATTGCTGCCCGTCTGAATGTGCCAGTGTCAGAGGTCAACCCCAG GGACGCCAAGGCCTGTGTCGTCCATGGAGGTGAGCTGAAGGACATGACCTTAGATCAGCTGGATGATATCTTGAAGCACCACACTGAGATTGTCTTTGCCAGAACGTCTCCTCAGCAGAAGTTGATTATCGTGGAAGGCTGCCAGAGACTG GGAGCCATCGTGGCCGTGACGGGCGACGGCGTGAACGACTCTCCGGCTCTGAAGAAGGCCGACATTGGCGTCGCTATGGGAATTACAGGATCCGACGTGTCCAAGCAGGCGGCGGACATGATTCTACTGGACGACAACTTTGCCTCCATCGTTACCGGCGTGGAAGAAG GTCGTCTGATCTTTGACAACTTGAAGAAGTCTATCGTCTACACCCTCTCTAGTAAAATCCCAGAGATGTcgcccttcttcttcttcgcaATAGCCAATATCCCTCTGCCTCTGGGAACCATCACTATCCTCTTCATTGACCTGGGAACCGACTTG GTGCCTGCGATCTCCCTGGCTTACGAAGCACCAGAGAGTGACATCATGAAGCGACAGCCCAGAAATGcgaaaacagacaaactggtGAATTATCGTCTCATCAGCGTAGCTTATGGACAACTTG gTACCATTCAGGCCACAAGTGGGTTTTTCACGTACTTTGTAATTATGGGTGAAAATGGTTTCTGGCCCTTGCACCTGGTGGGACTCAGATCGTCCTGGTACGACAAACAACTACACGACCTGGAGGACAGCTACGGACAGCAGTGG ACGTATGAACAAAGAAAGATCTTAGAGTTCACCTGCCACACATCGTACTTCGTTAGTATCGTGGTCATCCGTTGGTTCACGCTGATCATCGCTAAGACCAGGAGGAACTCCATCTTTCAGCAAGGCATGAA GAACCACGTCCTCATCTTCGGCCTGTTCGAGGAGACAGCCCTGGCGACTTTCCTGTCTTACTGCCCGGGCACAGACGTTGCCCTCAGAATGTACCCGGTCAA GCCGTTTTGGTGGTTCTGCTCCATACCCTTCGCCTTGACCATGTTCACCTACGAGGAAACCAGAAAGTATCTGCTCAGGAGGAAACCAGGCG GTTGGTTGGAACACGAGACGTACTACTGA
- the LOC114846877 gene encoding sodium/potassium-transporting ATPase subunit alpha-1-like → MSMIDPPRAAVPDAVGKCRSAGIKVIMVTGDHPITAKAVAKGEEAGSQPLSCWCCDFLSRDAKACVIHGGELKDMTSEQLDDVLKHHTEIVFARTSPQQKLIIVEGCQRQGAIVAVTGDGVNDSPALKKADIGVAMGIAGSDVSKQAADMILLDDNHASIVTGVEEGMMQATAGFFTYFVILAENGFLPMDLLGVRVLWDDKYVNDPEDSYGQQWVNGAGGRPQIVPF, encoded by the exons ATGTCCATGATCGACCCTCCTCGCGCTGCTGTGCCTGATGCTGTCGGCAAATGCAGGAGCGCTGGGATCAAG GTTATCATGGTCACTGGTGATCATCCCATCACCGCTAAGGCCGTTGCTAAGGGT GAGGAAGCTGGATCGCAGCCATTGTCCTGCTGGTGCTGTGATTTCCTCTCCAGGGACGCCAAGGCCTGCGTCATCCACGGTGGCGAGCTGAAAGACATGACCTCAGAACAGCTCGACGATGTGCTGAAGCACCACACTGAGATCGTCTTCGCCAGAACCTCCCCTCAGCAGAAGCTGATTATAGTGGAAGGCTGCCAGAGACAG GGAGCCATCGTGGCCGTGACCGGTGACGGTGTGAACGACTCTCCGGCTCTGAAGAAGGCTGACATTGGTGTTGCCATGGGAATCGCTGGATCCGACGTGTCCAAGCAGGCGGCGGACATGATTCTACTGGACGACAACCATGCCTCCATCGTTACCGGCGTGGAAGAAG GTATGATGCAGGCCACAGCCGGCTTCTTCACATATTTCGTGATCCTGGCTGAGAACGGCTTCCTGCCCATGGATCTGCTGGGGGTCCGAGTGCTGTGGGATGACAAATACGTAAACGACCCGGAAGACAGCTACGGACAGCAGTGGGTCAATGGAGCTGGAGGTCGCCCTCAGATTGTACCCTTTTAA